In Streptomyces sp. SID8374, one genomic interval encodes:
- the gap gene encoding type I glyceraldehyde-3-phosphate dehydrogenase — protein MTIRVGINGFGRIGRNYFRALLEQGADIEIVAVNDLGDTATTAHLLKYDTILGRLKAEVSHTADTITVDGHTIKVLSERNPADIPWGELGVDIVIESTGIFTKKADAEKHIAGGAKKVLISAPAKDEDITIVMGVNQDKYDAANHHVISNASCTTNCVAPMAKVLDENFGIVKGLMTTVHAYTNDQRILDFPHSDLRRARAAAENIIPTTTGAAKATALVLPQLKGKLDGIAMRVPVPTGSATDLVVTLDREVTKDEVNAAFKKAADDGDLKGFLTYTEDPIVSSDIVGDPSSCTFDSSLTMVQEGNTVKILGWYDNEWGYSNRLVDLTVFVGEQL, from the coding sequence GTGACGATCCGCGTAGGCATCAACGGCTTTGGCCGCATCGGTCGTAACTACTTCCGCGCGCTGCTGGAGCAGGGTGCGGACATCGAGATCGTGGCTGTCAACGACCTGGGTGACACTGCGACCACGGCCCACCTGCTGAAGTACGACACCATCCTGGGTCGTCTCAAGGCAGAGGTCAGCCACACCGCCGACACCATCACGGTCGACGGCCACACCATCAAGGTGCTCTCCGAGCGCAACCCGGCCGACATCCCCTGGGGTGAGCTGGGCGTCGACATCGTCATCGAGTCGACCGGCATCTTCACCAAGAAGGCCGACGCGGAGAAGCACATCGCCGGTGGCGCCAAGAAGGTCCTCATCTCGGCTCCGGCCAAGGACGAGGACATCACCATCGTGATGGGCGTCAACCAGGACAAGTACGACGCGGCCAACCACCACGTCATCTCCAACGCCTCCTGCACCACCAACTGTGTGGCGCCGATGGCCAAGGTTCTCGACGAGAACTTCGGCATCGTCAAGGGCCTGATGACGACGGTCCACGCGTACACCAACGACCAGCGCATCCTGGACTTCCCGCACTCGGACCTGCGCCGCGCCCGCGCCGCCGCCGAGAACATCATCCCGACCACGACCGGTGCCGCCAAGGCCACCGCCCTGGTCCTCCCGCAGCTCAAGGGCAAGCTCGACGGCATCGCGATGCGCGTCCCGGTCCCGACCGGTTCCGCCACCGACCTCGTCGTCACCCTCGACCGCGAGGTCACCAAGGACGAGGTCAACGCCGCGTTCAAGAAGGCCGCCGACGACGGCGACCTCAAGGGCTTCCTGACGTACACCGAGGACCCGATCGTCTCCTCGGACATCGTCGGCGACCCGTCGTCCTGCACCTTCGACTCCTCCCTGACCATGGTCCAGGAGGGGAACACGGTGAAGATCCTCGGCTGGTACGACAACGAGTGGGGCTACTCCAACCGCCTCGTCGACCTCACGGTCTTCGTCGGCGAGCAGCTCTGA